The Apium graveolens cultivar Ventura chromosome 11, ASM990537v1, whole genome shotgun sequence genome has a window encoding:
- the LOC141698164 gene encoding AUGMIN subunit 2-like, translating to MSRVNNSSWMSKKVTGKTGGFSYALSIAADLGFSVSPSKEEAQNLCSDAEKGDDLVRVLTELTIVQRKIVDLQVELQGRQEDKNVAHLTHVSEMEKKIESLRRITTILKGVIQNKGRIIARLQQPYALDYISVEAEFQKQFYELLKKAASDYVSLTASIADFQWIQNFKEPPSAWGEMLHPIPVALASCTRYFEAISSMRESFAFLQKLRVGHSAASLHTSPTTSSQREQGDSDFVPFPWKNESIFEDLSPGKLQRHDIEHFEADDNSDSSSSYQLDISRLSWASSVKSNDW from the exons ATGTCCAGGGTAAACAATTCAAGTTGGATGAGTAAAAAAGTTACAGGAAAAACAGGAGGGTTTTCTTATGCGCTATCTATAGCCGCTGATCTTGGCTTCTCTGTTTCCCCTTCCAAG GAAGAGGCCCAAAACTTATGCAGTGATGCTGAAAAGGGTGATGATTTGGTTAGAGTTTTAACAGAACTAACCATTGTACAAAGAAAGATTGTAGATTTGCAAGTGGAGCTTCAGGGTCGACAG GAAGATAAGAATGTTGCGCATCTGACACATGTAAGTGAAATGGAGAAAAAGATTGAGAGCTTGAGAAGGATCACTACCATACTTAAGGGCGTTATCCAGAATAAG GGTCGTATCATTGCTCGTCTTCAACAACCATATGCGTTGGATTACATTTCAGTGGAAGCAGAATTTCAG AAACAATTTTACGAACTATTGAAGAAAGCTGCAAGCGATTATGTTAGCTTGACAGCAAGTATAGCTGATTTCCAGTGGATACAGAACTTCAAAGAGCCGCCCTCTGCGTGGGGG GAGATGCTCCATCCAATCCCAGTTGCTTTGGCATCATGCACCCGATACTTTGAAGCCATATCATCAATGAGAGAATCATTTGCATTTCTTCAAAAACTAAGAGTTGGTCATTCTGCTGCGTCGCTGCATACATCACCAACCACTTCCTCTCAAAGAGAACAAGGGGATTCTGATTTTGTACCATTTCCATGGAAAAACGAATCAATCTTTGAGGATTTATCCCCGGGAAAGCTCCAAAGGCATGATATTGAACACTTTGAGGCAGACGATAATAGTGATAGCAGCAGCTCCTATCAACTTGACATTAGCAGACTGTCATGGGCTTCTTCAGTTAAAAGCAATGATTGGTAA